A window from Marinagarivorans cellulosilyticus encodes these proteins:
- a CDS encoding phosphoadenylyl-sulfate reductase: protein MIAIDLDAELQKKSPREILKYALETHDNIAISFSGAEDVVLVDIASKIRPDINVFTLDTGRLHPETYSFIDRVRNHYNIDIELMFPQAEAVQTLVKEKGLFSFYQDNHQECCGIRKIEPLKRKLATVDAWVTGQRKDQSPGTRMGIPVIQNDAVFAGADRELTKYNPLANWSSEDVWMHIRALEVPYNTLHDQGFISIGCQPCTKPVGPNQHEREGRWWWEDATKKECGLHNENLKD, encoded by the coding sequence ATGATCGCGATCGACCTAGACGCCGAACTACAAAAGAAAAGCCCCCGCGAAATCCTCAAGTACGCCCTCGAAACACATGACAATATCGCCATTTCTTTTAGTGGTGCCGAAGATGTTGTACTGGTTGATATAGCCAGCAAAATTCGCCCAGACATCAACGTTTTCACGCTAGATACCGGGCGCCTGCACCCAGAGACGTACAGTTTTATCGATCGCGTGCGCAACCACTACAACATTGATATCGAGCTTATGTTTCCGCAAGCAGAGGCAGTACAAACGCTAGTCAAAGAAAAGGGGCTGTTTAGCTTTTACCAAGACAACCATCAAGAATGCTGCGGCATCCGCAAGATAGAGCCCTTAAAGCGCAAACTGGCAACTGTGGATGCTTGGGTGACTGGCCAGCGTAAAGATCAAAGCCCAGGCACAAGAATGGGCATTCCTGTTATTCAAAACGATGCCGTATTTGCGGGCGCCGACCGCGAGCTTACAAAGTACAACCCGCTGGCAAACTGGTCTTCAGAAGATGTGTGGATGCATATTCGCGCCTTAGAAGTACCCTATAACACCTTGCACGACCAAGGCTTTATCTCCATTGGTTGCCAGCCGTGTACCAAGCCTGTTGGCCCCAATCAACACGAGCGCGAAGGCCGCTGGTGGTGGGAAGATGCCACAAAAAAAGAATGTGGCCTACACAACGAAAACCTAAAGGACTAA
- a CDS encoding fused response regulator/phosphatase has product MGDKTDEVQEALVKILVAEDSAVDRMILESMLRKGGYHVIMAEDGLQAVEQFERHNPDLVFLDVLMPNLNGIEAARKIREMSGDVFTPIVFLTSLADAESLATCLEAGGDDFLSKPYNAVIIEAKIKAFYRMREMNQTMIRQRDQIELNNTHLMQEQEVAKQVFDKITYAGTLDLPIIKYYMSALAVFNGDVILADLSPTGSLLLLLGDFTGHGLPAAIGSMPLASIFHGMARKGFSIGDIIREVNGKLYHTLPVGLFCCATAVDLSFHKKRALIWSGGLPEGGIYRAESRQFDVIRSTNLPLGVLSNREFNHTPARYEMAEGDQLFLWSDGIIEARKPDGNMFGEERLNAILYAQSPVDTIFDTVLKSVQNHIGDSDGDDDVSIVSLEMPNDEVAEKVLKSAPKSRGSLADWAMTLKLNTSSLKTFDPLPLLLNVISEVPHLRQSSSVLYTVLSELFNNAVEHGVLGLSSKLKSSPEGFATYYKLRKEGLEQLQDGWVTIDFEHQLEVDGGLLTIRFTDSGKGFVKEDEVVKTEKGDLHPNYFGRGLQLIDSICERLTINVPGNRIEAVFRWSTED; this is encoded by the coding sequence ATGGGCGACAAAACTGATGAAGTGCAAGAGGCGCTCGTAAAGATTTTAGTCGCCGAAGATTCCGCCGTGGATCGGATGATCCTTGAATCCATGCTAAGAAAGGGAGGCTACCACGTCATTATGGCCGAGGATGGCCTGCAGGCCGTCGAGCAATTCGAACGTCATAATCCAGACCTTGTTTTTTTAGATGTATTAATGCCGAACTTAAATGGTATTGAGGCGGCACGTAAAATCCGAGAAATGTCTGGCGATGTATTTACCCCGATTGTATTTCTAACATCACTTGCCGATGCTGAATCCTTGGCTACCTGCTTAGAAGCCGGTGGCGATGATTTTTTATCTAAGCCGTATAACGCGGTAATTATTGAAGCCAAAATTAAAGCGTTTTATCGCATGCGCGAAATGAATCAAACAATGATTCGTCAGCGCGATCAAATTGAATTAAATAACACCCATTTAATGCAAGAGCAAGAAGTGGCAAAGCAGGTGTTTGACAAAATCACCTATGCGGGTACGTTAGATTTGCCCATTATTAAATACTATATGTCTGCGCTTGCGGTATTTAATGGTGATGTCATTCTTGCAGATTTAAGCCCAACCGGCAGCTTGTTGCTTTTATTGGGTGATTTTACCGGGCATGGTTTACCTGCGGCTATCGGCTCTATGCCTTTGGCATCAATTTTTCATGGTATGGCCAGAAAAGGCTTTAGTATCGGCGATATTATTCGCGAGGTTAATGGCAAGCTCTACCATACTTTGCCGGTAGGCCTTTTTTGCTGCGCCACGGCGGTAGATTTAAGCTTCCATAAAAAACGCGCATTGATTTGGTCTGGTGGGTTACCCGAAGGTGGCATCTATCGTGCTGAGAGTCGTCAGTTCGATGTTATTCGCTCGACTAATTTGCCGTTGGGCGTTTTATCTAACCGGGAATTTAACCATACGCCAGCACGCTATGAAATGGCCGAAGGCGATCAGCTATTTTTATGGTCCGATGGCATTATCGAAGCCCGAAAACCCGATGGAAACATGTTTGGCGAGGAGCGCTTAAATGCCATTTTGTATGCTCAGAGCCCGGTGGATACTATTTTCGATACCGTGCTTAAAAGTGTGCAAAACCATATTGGCGACAGCGATGGCGATGATGACGTCTCGATTGTTTCTTTGGAAATGCCCAACGACGAAGTGGCTGAAAAAGTTTTAAAAAGTGCACCTAAATCACGTGGTAGCCTAGCGGACTGGGCAATGACGTTAAAATTAAATACCTCGTCATTAAAAACGTTTGACCCGCTACCGTTGCTGTTAAACGTCATTTCGGAGGTTCCACACCTTCGCCAAAGCAGTTCGGTTTTGTACACTGTACTTTCTGAATTATTTAATAATGCAGTTGAGCATGGTGTTCTGGGATTATCATCAAAACTTAAATCATCACCCGAGGGCTTTGCAACTTATTATAAGCTGCGCAAAGAAGGGCTAGAGCAGCTTCAAGATGGTTGGGTAACAATTGACTTTGAGCACCAGCTTGAGGTCGATGGCGGCTTATTAACGATTCGCTTTACTGATAGTGGTAAAGGTTTTGTTAAAGAGGACGAGGTGGTGAAGACCGAAAAAGGGGATCTGCACCCGAATTATTTTGGCCGGGGGTTGCAGCTGATAGATTCAATTTGTGAGCGATTAACGATTAATGTTCCTGGTAACCGCATCGAAGCGGTTTTCCGTTGGAGTACTGAAGATTAA
- a CDS encoding flagellar hook-length control protein FliK encodes MTTHASALNMLDKPVANHAPKKQNASREAASADGRAGQSSASDTQQAQDAKDFKKAMARAAQKNSQGDEGKVNNDKNTSTENPIATNEPSAQVIGPEAVLAPAPDMAGELLPIEEPSFLTEGEVKPLTSPVQAEGLKPQELLSGAGEAPEVGAEMGPNAALDLQKVDLPLQAKLTESPASEGKVEALASMPIKGFALKNATPEVAVSGDDELSSTSASVVMLGKSTLPTGTPQSGGGMLSSMNNGQLTQALSNKFMAQGSGVIAAKAGASEALMPEKGFSFQQNYSLQEEQDFKPALPATELSPKAPLPAVDRVFVSANVRFGSPAWAGQIAERSANLASQNIKQAEIQLNPQDMGPINVKISMANEQATVTFSAQNAAVREALDSTLQRLKDSFDEEGLDLVQADVTDQQASDSDDSQTYGGEPQGGPEEAQPEQHVVHVPRSAVDHFV; translated from the coding sequence ATGACGACTCATGCCTCTGCTTTAAACATGCTAGATAAGCCTGTTGCTAATCACGCGCCTAAAAAGCAAAACGCCAGTCGCGAAGCTGCATCCGCGGATGGTCGCGCTGGACAAAGCTCCGCTAGTGATACTCAACAAGCGCAGGATGCAAAAGACTTTAAAAAAGCGATGGCTAGGGCGGCACAAAAAAATAGTCAAGGCGATGAGGGTAAGGTCAATAATGATAAAAATACATCTACTGAGAACCCCATAGCGACAAACGAGCCCTCTGCACAAGTGATCGGCCCTGAGGCCGTGCTGGCGCCGGCGCCAGACATGGCTGGTGAATTACTGCCTATTGAAGAGCCTAGTTTTCTGACTGAAGGGGAAGTCAAGCCGCTTACTTCTCCTGTGCAAGCAGAGGGGCTTAAGCCTCAAGAGTTGTTATCTGGCGCGGGCGAGGCGCCAGAGGTCGGCGCGGAGATGGGGCCGAATGCGGCGCTTGATCTACAAAAGGTCGATTTGCCGCTACAAGCGAAGCTAACGGAGTCGCCGGCTTCGGAAGGTAAAGTGGAAGCGCTGGCCAGTATGCCGATAAAAGGTTTTGCGCTAAAGAATGCGACACCTGAGGTTGCTGTGAGCGGCGATGACGAGTTAAGCTCGACTTCAGCATCGGTTGTGATGTTAGGTAAGTCTACTCTTCCTACCGGTACTCCGCAAAGCGGGGGCGGTATGTTGTCGTCAATGAATAATGGACAGTTAACTCAGGCATTATCCAATAAATTCATGGCGCAAGGCTCTGGCGTGATTGCCGCTAAAGCGGGTGCTTCAGAAGCGCTAATGCCCGAAAAAGGTTTTAGTTTTCAGCAAAATTATTCATTACAAGAAGAGCAAGATTTTAAGCCTGCGTTACCCGCGACAGAGCTTTCACCAAAAGCGCCTTTGCCAGCAGTGGATCGTGTTTTTGTTTCGGCTAATGTACGTTTTGGCTCGCCGGCTTGGGCTGGCCAAATTGCGGAACGTTCAGCCAATTTGGCTTCGCAAAATATTAAGCAAGCTGAAATACAGTTAAACCCGCAGGATATGGGACCGATAAACGTCAAAATATCAATGGCCAATGAGCAAGCGACGGTTACATTTTCGGCGCAAAATGCGGCTGTCCGCGAAGCTCTAGATTCCACTTTGCAGCGCTTAAAAGACTCGTTTGATGAGGAGGGGTTAGATCTTGTGCAAGCGGATGTGACTGATCAGCAAGCTTCTGATAGTGATGATTCGCAAACTTATGGTGGCGAACCCCAAGGAGGCCCAGAGGAGGCTCAGCCCGAGCAGCATGTTGTGCATGTTCCTCGTTCGGCTGTAGATCACTTTGTATAG
- a CDS encoding Hpt domain-containing protein produces MMESVNLGVLAELKELLAEGFEVLVERFILDGQARIDKMQEALSAGSAEVLYAEAHGLKGSSRNVGANLLADYCGQLEAMGHAQNLAGAEPIFSAVVKEFSAVCQALQDFSVA; encoded by the coding sequence ATGATGGAGTCTGTAAACCTAGGTGTGTTGGCCGAGCTTAAAGAATTGTTAGCCGAGGGTTTTGAGGTTTTGGTTGAGCGTTTTATTCTTGATGGTCAAGCGCGAATAGATAAAATGCAAGAAGCCTTATCTGCTGGTAGTGCAGAAGTCCTCTATGCCGAAGCTCACGGTCTAAAAGGCAGTAGCCGCAATGTCGGGGCAAATTTATTGGCCGATTATTGTGGTCAGCTTGAGGCAATGGGACATGCGCAAAACCTTGCCGGTGCCGAACCAATATTTTCCGCTGTTGTGAAAGAATTTTCCGCTGTTTGCCAAGCTTTGCAAGATTTTAGCGTTGCCTAA
- a CDS encoding adenosylcobinamide-GDP ribazoletransferase: MAKPWSKIVSSQLTLFFNASVFLTRFPAPKKVRFSAKLLELSAVYFPLVGLIVGLFGAASYAVFLMVFPPAIALLLMMALCVYVTGAFHEDGWADTCDALGGGYTPDAIKKIMKDSRLGTYGIVGIVGILAIKYSALFTLASSAVEMLLIFIFAQGYSRWLALTVMWQLPYVQDSPGSKSKPLASAISGVILCRSGIPLLFLSVAFFTVVSFDSFWFALIALAFGYAGREYMMRKLKRAIGGFTGDGLGAVQQLSEVLFYLGCVAVLPS; this comes from the coding sequence GTGGCTAAGCCGTGGTCCAAAATTGTAAGCTCGCAACTTACGCTATTTTTTAACGCGAGTGTTTTTCTTACGCGCTTTCCGGCGCCTAAGAAAGTTCGCTTTAGCGCGAAGTTGCTAGAGCTGTCGGCTGTTTATTTTCCGTTGGTGGGGTTAATTGTTGGGTTGTTTGGTGCGGCTTCGTACGCAGTATTTTTAATGGTGTTTCCGCCGGCTATAGCATTGCTGCTAATGATGGCTTTATGCGTTTATGTAACCGGGGCTTTTCATGAAGATGGTTGGGCAGATACCTGTGATGCATTAGGTGGCGGTTACACACCTGATGCGATAAAAAAAATAATGAAAGATTCCCGGCTAGGCACCTACGGTATTGTTGGCATTGTTGGGATATTAGCTATTAAATATTCGGCTTTATTTACCCTTGCAAGTTCAGCGGTTGAAATGCTACTGATTTTTATTTTTGCGCAAGGTTATAGCCGTTGGCTGGCTTTAACTGTGATGTGGCAGCTTCCGTATGTACAGGATTCGCCGGGTAGTAAATCTAAGCCGTTGGCCTCAGCAATCAGCGGGGTGATTTTATGTCGAAGCGGCATACCGCTACTGTTTTTGTCTGTTGCATTTTTTACTGTTGTTTCTTTTGATAGCTTTTGGTTTGCATTAATCGCTTTAGCGTTTGGTTATGCGGGGCGAGAATACATGATGCGAAAATTAAAGCGGGCCATTGGTGGCTTTACCGGCGATGGCTTGGGCGCGGTACAGCAATTGTCTGAAGTGCTTTTTTACCTTGGTTGTGTGGCTGTCTTGCCTTCATGA
- a CDS encoding histidine phosphatase family protein → MNFYLVRHCLVPRQGVCYGRSDVVAQALSDCERKRLLSSLPEASAMLKFSSPLSRCQALANFLWGDASSDDRLAELDFGVWEGVPWDDISREALDQWAASPLMFSPPEGESFKVLIRRVALWRRDACLRAREQGLDHVAAVSHAGVIKAMAVLCNGVSVAQALAMQVPYAEALHFR, encoded by the coding sequence ATGAATTTTTATCTAGTTAGGCATTGTTTAGTGCCGCGGCAAGGGGTGTGCTATGGCCGCAGCGATGTCGTTGCTCAGGCATTGAGTGATTGTGAGCGCAAAAGGCTGCTTAGCTCGCTGCCAGAAGCGTCGGCCATGTTGAAGTTTTCTAGCCCGCTTTCGCGTTGCCAAGCGCTGGCGAATTTTTTATGGGGAGATGCGTCTTCTGATGATCGCCTCGCCGAGTTGGACTTTGGTGTGTGGGAAGGGGTACCTTGGGATGATATTAGCCGAGAAGCACTGGATCAGTGGGCAGCTTCACCCTTAATGTTTTCTCCGCCGGAAGGCGAAAGCTTTAAGGTGTTGATTCGCCGCGTTGCATTGTGGCGCCGCGATGCATGTTTGCGTGCCCGTGAGCAAGGGCTTGATCATGTTGCGGCGGTAAGCCATGCCGGCGTTATTAAAGCGATGGCGGTATTGTGTAATGGCGTGAGTGTGGCGCAAGCGCTTGCTATGCAAGTTCCATATGCTGAGGCTTTGCATTTTCGGTAG
- a CDS encoding sulfite exporter TauE/SafE family protein: protein MIDFLFYILAGAGVGLAVGLTGVGGGSLMTPLLILWGIPEKIAIGTDLLYAAITKAGGAWTHAKQRSVRWDVVALLAAGSIPASMLTSLALSYLVNDNLDYSPLLNKALGAMLVLTGIVLLFKKQVEAESHDLSHGERWYQRHNKPITVIAGFALGILVTLSSVGAGAFCAVLLLSLYPRLSAIGVVGTDIAHAVPLTFIAGMGHFVLLGNIDFALLGGLLVGSLPAVHVGAKLANRVPNGILRPILATLLVIIGVKFAFF from the coding sequence TTGATAGATTTTCTATTTTACATCCTTGCCGGTGCAGGCGTAGGTCTAGCTGTAGGCCTTACCGGTGTTGGCGGCGGCTCGCTAATGACACCGCTACTAATCCTTTGGGGCATCCCTGAGAAAATCGCCATAGGCACCGATTTACTCTACGCCGCCATCACCAAAGCCGGTGGCGCATGGACCCACGCCAAACAACGCAGTGTACGCTGGGATGTGGTGGCACTGCTGGCGGCCGGCAGTATTCCTGCCTCAATGCTCACCAGCCTTGCGCTTAGCTACTTAGTAAATGACAACCTCGATTATTCGCCACTATTAAATAAAGCCTTAGGCGCAATGCTGGTCTTAACCGGTATTGTTTTGCTATTCAAGAAACAAGTAGAAGCTGAATCCCATGACCTTTCTCACGGTGAACGCTGGTACCAGCGGCACAACAAACCCATTACCGTTATCGCAGGCTTTGCGCTGGGCATACTAGTTACGCTGTCTTCGGTCGGTGCTGGCGCCTTTTGTGCCGTGCTATTGCTATCGCTCTACCCAAGGTTAAGCGCTATTGGCGTGGTCGGCACAGACATTGCCCACGCGGTTCCATTAACCTTTATTGCCGGCATGGGGCACTTTGTGCTGCTCGGCAATATAGACTTCGCCCTACTTGGCGGCTTATTGGTTGGCTCGCTGCCGGCGGTACACGTAGGCGCAAAATTGGCCAATCGTGTGCCCAACGGTATTCTTCGCCCTATTCTTGCAACGCTATTGGTGATTATCGGCGTTAAATTCGCTTTCTTTTAA
- a CDS encoding DUF3530 family protein → MLNSCTAPSTPRHPPINTAPIQKLLGSLALYFAALFLGASLTLPTIANSQEAPDVATKETPSPPSDQADTTPDAQNPDDSAQSNTETTKPATPTPLGPGQQYSYNPLQQQTLIESELQAKHTQAQSIWLSANDTDFLALWHKDTSGNPQGALLILPSENTNPANQHKLNNIQHYLSQHGWSTLTLSLPKQQQKMPPKRPPAIVVKPQTDQADTPEDGTPDTEKDDETEKANAEKNNANQTVDESKVVHDDSAEDLSEGKIISTTTPDDPPNPEPQESNEAVLPAEEVAIARIKAGIKHLESKKQFNNIVFAEGISAARIIRTIYSEEAQTDTTAFSSIRGLILLNSAQEIQHIPEFDFFSAFEKITLPTFDIIESASGRANLDIAMQQLTQRKRQAKISEMPVYLSRKIQPAAQGTKGELRLTRIIRGFLYQHAQGMERDTN, encoded by the coding sequence ATGTTGAATAGCTGCACGGCACCAAGCACACCAAGGCACCCACCCATAAACACAGCGCCAATACAAAAGCTTCTGGGCAGCCTTGCCCTTTATTTTGCGGCACTGTTTTTGGGTGCAAGCTTAACGCTGCCAACCATAGCCAATAGCCAAGAAGCCCCCGACGTAGCCACGAAGGAAACGCCAAGCCCACCTAGCGATCAAGCCGATACGACCCCAGACGCGCAAAACCCCGACGACAGCGCACAAAGCAATACAGAAACAACCAAGCCTGCCACACCGACGCCACTCGGGCCCGGCCAGCAATACAGTTACAACCCTTTGCAGCAGCAAACACTGATCGAGAGCGAGCTACAAGCTAAACACACACAAGCGCAAAGTATTTGGCTAAGCGCTAACGATACCGATTTTTTAGCGCTATGGCATAAAGATACAAGCGGCAATCCACAGGGCGCACTCCTAATACTGCCAAGCGAAAATACCAACCCTGCCAATCAACACAAGCTAAACAACATTCAACACTATTTGAGCCAACACGGCTGGTCGACACTAACCCTGAGCCTACCCAAACAACAGCAAAAAATGCCGCCCAAGCGCCCCCCCGCTATTGTCGTTAAACCACAAACTGATCAAGCCGACACACCAGAAGATGGAACCCCCGACACGGAAAAGGACGATGAAACAGAAAAAGCTAACGCCGAAAAAAACAATGCCAACCAAACAGTCGATGAATCTAAAGTGGTTCACGACGATTCCGCCGAAGATTTATCGGAAGGCAAAATAATCAGCACAACAACACCCGACGACCCGCCCAACCCAGAACCCCAAGAAAGCAACGAAGCCGTTTTACCCGCCGAAGAAGTTGCTATAGCGCGCATTAAGGCCGGCATTAAACATTTAGAAAGCAAAAAACAATTTAATAATATTGTTTTTGCCGAAGGCATAAGCGCAGCGCGCATTATTCGCACGATATACTCCGAAGAAGCACAAACAGACACCACTGCATTCAGTTCGATTCGCGGATTAATATTGCTTAACAGCGCGCAAGAAATACAACACATCCCCGAGTTTGACTTTTTTAGTGCTTTCGAAAAAATCACCCTTCCTACATTTGATATCATAGAAAGCGCATCGGGTAGAGCCAACTTAGATATTGCCATGCAACAATTAACACAGCGAAAAAGACAAGCAAAAATAAGTGAAATGCCTGTTTATCTCAGCCGAAAAATACAACCCGCCGCGCAAGGCACCAAAGGGGAGCTACGCTTAACACGTATTATTCGTGGCTTTTTGTACCAACATGCTCAAGGCATGGAACGCGATACAAATTAA
- the cysB gene encoding HTH-type transcriptional regulator CysB: protein MKLQQLRYIWEVAHHDLNVSATAQSLYTSQPGISKQIRLLEDELGVEVFSRSGKHLTRITPAGEAILRTAGEILRKVESIKQVAQEFSDERKGSLSIATTHTQARYVLPNIISKFISEYPDVSLQLNQGTPMQISEMAADGSVDFAIATEAMDLFSDLIMLPCYNWNRCILVPKNHPLCQLSELTIQDVANHPLVTYVFGFTGRSKLDEAFMEHGLAPKVVFTAADADVIKTYVRLGLGVGIVAKQAYNVETDSDLVALDASHLFKPSTTRLAFRRGTFLRGFMYDFIELFAPHLTKQLVDSAFNCSSKIELDELLADIQLPEY from the coding sequence ATGAAACTCCAGCAGTTACGATATATCTGGGAAGTTGCGCATCACGATCTTAATGTGTCTGCAACCGCTCAAAGCTTGTATACATCTCAACCCGGTATTAGTAAACAAATTCGTCTTTTGGAGGATGAGCTGGGTGTGGAGGTCTTCTCCCGCAGTGGCAAGCACCTTACCCGAATTACCCCTGCAGGCGAGGCTATATTGCGCACCGCGGGTGAAATCTTGCGTAAAGTCGAGAGTATTAAGCAGGTGGCGCAGGAATTCAGCGATGAGCGTAAAGGCAGTCTTTCTATTGCCACAACGCACACCCAAGCGCGCTATGTATTGCCCAATATCATTTCCAAGTTTATTAGCGAATACCCCGATGTGTCACTGCAGCTAAACCAAGGCACGCCCATGCAGATTTCTGAAATGGCTGCCGATGGCTCGGTTGATTTCGCGATAGCGACAGAGGCAATGGACTTATTCAGCGACCTTATTATGCTGCCGTGCTACAACTGGAACCGCTGCATATTGGTGCCTAAGAATCACCCGTTATGCCAGCTCTCAGAGTTAACTATTCAAGATGTGGCTAACCACCCTCTAGTGACCTATGTTTTTGGCTTTACTGGGCGCTCTAAGCTAGACGAAGCTTTTATGGAGCATGGCTTGGCGCCGAAAGTTGTATTTACCGCAGCCGATGCCGACGTTATTAAAACCTATGTTCGCCTAGGTTTGGGGGTTGGTATTGTCGCCAAGCAAGCCTACAACGTCGAAACGGACTCAGACCTAGTGGCGCTAGATGCTAGTCACTTGTTCAAACCGAGCACAACGCGTTTGGCCTTTAGGCGAGGGACATTCTTGCGAGGCTTTATGTACGATTTTATCGAGTTGTTTGCGCCCCATTTAACCAAGCAATTGGTCGATAGCGCGTTTAACTGTAGCTCGAAAATAGAGCTGGATGAATTGTTGGCTGATATACAGCTGCCCGAATATTAA
- a CDS encoding STAS domain-containing protein encodes MSINSSVSGDGKTLMIEVDGRFDASSLDEFRSCYEGGSGLEGYEVNLRKAEYLDSSALGMLLVLRDFAGGDRASITISNCSPEVKKIFAISSFEKLFSIQ; translated from the coding sequence ATGTCAATTAACTCTTCGGTTTCTGGTGATGGCAAAACATTAATGATTGAGGTTGATGGTCGTTTTGATGCAAGCTCACTTGACGAGTTTCGTAGTTGTTATGAAGGTGGGAGTGGTTTGGAAGGGTACGAGGTAAATTTGCGTAAAGCGGAGTATCTCGATAGCTCTGCGCTGGGTATGTTGTTGGTATTGCGCGACTTTGCCGGCGGTGACCGCGCATCAATTACAATTTCTAATTGCTCGCCAGAAGTTAAAAAGATTTTTGCGATATCAAGTTTCGAAAAGCTATTTAGCATTCAGTAG
- a CDS encoding 3'(2'),5'-bisphosphate nucleotidase CysQ family protein has protein sequence MNNSPAMQTILSAVADACSAILAHYHPNATYSDVAYKGDNTPLTQADLAAHRILSDSLSAIAGLPVISEEGVIADYAQRAQWPAYWLIDPLDGTKEFIAGSGEFSVNAALVVGGRAVLGVIAGPVSGNLYVGLSVASPLEQAQVSRLLPSISSNTEAFSAKIDSWASFNPQQALSWSRISTVQPQRSIKVLTSRSHHGLEANHYLTGLEEVEAMPMGSSLKMCFIAEGLADLYVRLGPTSEWDTAAAQAILEGAGGQLLDLTGNPLRYNQKASLLNPAFWAGSQYFSINNAGAISLKESEFNADNHQ, from the coding sequence ATGAATAACAGCCCAGCAATGCAAACTATTTTATCGGCAGTTGCAGATGCTTGTTCAGCCATATTGGCGCACTACCATCCCAATGCTACCTATTCTGATGTGGCTTACAAAGGTGACAACACACCGTTGACTCAAGCCGATTTAGCGGCGCATCGGATATTAAGTGATAGTTTATCGGCGATTGCAGGTTTGCCTGTGATCAGCGAAGAGGGAGTTATTGCGGATTATGCCCAGCGTGCACAGTGGCCAGCCTATTGGTTAATTGATCCACTAGACGGCACCAAGGAGTTTATTGCTGGCAGTGGCGAATTTAGCGTTAATGCGGCGCTGGTGGTTGGTGGGCGGGCTGTTTTGGGCGTTATAGCTGGGCCTGTGTCGGGTAATCTTTATGTGGGGCTAAGTGTAGCGTCGCCGCTAGAGCAGGCTCAAGTTTCGCGCCTACTGCCTAGCATTAGCTCTAATACCGAAGCTTTCAGCGCTAAAATTGATAGCTGGGCGAGCTTTAATCCTCAGCAAGCGCTTTCTTGGTCGAGAATCTCCACTGTTCAACCGCAGCGAAGTATTAAGGTATTAACCAGCCGCTCGCATCACGGGCTAGAGGCAAACCATTATTTGACGGGCCTAGAAGAGGTTGAGGCGATGCCTATGGGCAGTTCCTTAAAGATGTGTTTTATCGCAGAAGGCTTGGCGGACCTTTATGTAAGGCTGGGGCCAACGTCAGAATGGGATACCGCTGCAGCGCAGGCAATATTGGAAGGGGCTGGCGGGCAACTGTTGGACTTAACGGGCAATCCTTTGCGTTACAACCAAAAGGCCTCTTTGTTGAACCCGGCCTTTTGGGCAGGTAGCCAATATTTTTCTATCAATAACGCTGGTGCCATCAGTTTAAAAGAAAGCGAATTTAACGCCGATAATCACCAATAG